A single genomic interval of Helianthus annuus cultivar XRQ/B chromosome 6, HanXRQr2.0-SUNRISE, whole genome shotgun sequence harbors:
- the LOC110865937 gene encoding auxin-responsive protein SAUR21 has protein sequence MAIRIPRISQARKILKRSLSNGSTTPASMDIPKGYFAIYVGEQEKKRFVVSVSLLSEPTFQELLHPAEEEFGYNHPMGGLTIPCSEDVFTDLASRLGAF, from the coding sequence ATGGCCATACGTATTCCACGCATCAGTCAAGCAAGAAAAATTCTCAAACGGTCCCTCTCTAATGGTAGCACCACTCCTGCATCTATGGACATCCCCAAAGGCTATTTTGCCATTTATGTTGGAGAACAAGAGAAGAAGCGGTTTGTGGTGTCTGTATCACTACTAAGCGAACCTACGTTTCAGGAGCTACTGCATCCGGCAGAAGAAGAGTTTGGCTACAACCATCCAATGGGCGGGCTCACGATTCCCTGTAGTGAAGATGTATTCACAGATCTGGCTTCTCGTTTGGGAGCATTTTGA
- the LOC110864193 gene encoding auxin-responsive protein SAUR21, translated as MAIRMPRIIQARKILRRSLSNGSRTPTYTDIPKGYFAIYVGEQEKKRHMVPVSLLSEPLFQDLLHQAEEEFGYNHPMGALTIPCSEDVFTDLASRLGAF; from the coding sequence ATGGCCATCCGTATGCCTCGTATCATTCAAGCAAGAAAAATTCTGAGGCGGTCATTATCTAATGGAAGCAGAACTCCAACATATACGGACATCCCAAAAGGCTATTTTGCAATTTATGTTGGGGAACAAGAGAAGAAGCGGCACATGGTCCCGGTATCACTATTAAGCGAGCCTTTGTTTCAGGACTTACTGCATCAGGCGGAGGAAGAGTTTGGGTACAACCACCCGATGGGCGCGCTCACAATTCCATGTAGTGAAGACGTATTCACGGATCTTGCTTCTCGTTTGGGAGCGTTCTGA